The sequence below is a genomic window from Setaria italica strain Yugu1 chromosome IV, Setaria_italica_v2.0, whole genome shotgun sequence.
ATCAGAGTACTTGCATAATATTGATCACCACATGATGCTCAAGTTTTTGTTTGGTTATATATGATGCATATATTAAATTAAATAACTACGTGTGTCTGTATTGCTTGCTTAATGCACATGCATGCCATGtccacgcatgcatgcatgactgGTTGGCGCTGACCTTGGGGCCTGTGCGATGGATATACATATCCAGATCGGACATACCGTATTGGATGCTAAGCTGGTCTCAATGTCtcattgtatatatattattctCAAGTAGCAATATAATGCACGCGATTCTTTTGCTTCGTATATCCGCAAATTCAACTAAACAATAAAGCAATAATAATGCTACTTGCATTAGTAAACTATAGGCAGCTATTAGCAGATGAGTAATGCCCATCATCCACTACTGCGAACACACACATATATGCATTGCATGTCAGGACAAATTAAATAAAAGATGTGCTACTTGTAGCTTAATTAGGGAGCACGTACGAATCCTCTACCAAGGAGTCAGCTCTGGAAAAACTTTGGCTGCAAGTCTAATTTGCTTTTTCATCTGTACAAGTTACGTACGTACTGTACATAGTCAgcgtacgtacgtgatgcatgagaTACATTTTACTCTTGCTGCTTCACCACCACTCCTCCTTTCTACCTGTACTCCACAGCTCAGAGGCTAgctatatatacacacatgtCCATGCATGGTGGACAGTATAAAGAGCAGAGACCAGAGAGAGATGAATAATAAAGAGCAGAGAGAGATGAAGAAAGCAAATCCCATCCTGACGGCTCTGTCCGCGGCGACATTCGGCTTCTTCATTGGCATTTCATTTCCTCTACAGATGGCACCACAGGTACGTACTATATGCGCGTATACGGTGTGTAATCGATCGATCTCTGTCATACTAGCTAACGACCCACAGCAGTACATGACCATTGATTGTTTGGACGACATGTACAGCTTCCTTGCTATGTGTTCCCTTggaatggtggtggtggtggtggtgatgccgCCAACTCCACCTTGAGGGCCACCGGCATGCTAAGCAGATTCTGGGTCGTCggtaacaacaacaacaacaatacagcagcagcaaccgaGGGGAAGGCTACTACTGCTCCCGCCGTCGTGCACCCAAATGCCACTTCGCCAGCAATCATAAAGCCGACAGGCGCGGAGAGGCTCCCTCCCAACATCGTAGTTTCAGAGTCCGATCTCCACATGCGCCGCCTCTGGGGAGACCCGCGGCAGGTAATTCCTTCGTTCCGTTCCTGATCTATCTTGACATCCTCCTCAGCAGCTCTCTTCATTCTGAGCATGCAATGCATGCAGGACACTCCCGTGCGCAAGTACCTCCTGACGATGACAGTAGGGCTCAGTGAGAAAGCCAATGTCAACGCCACAGTTCACAAGGTACGTACATAGGGTTATTAAGTGAGAATCTCGTGCTGATGACCATGTTTCTAGCTGCTACTTTCTTTCAACTGTCCTAGTCTCAGAAGAACTCAAGTGATCATCCATGAACGATGCTATGTAGTTCTCGGATGAGTTCGACGTGATGCTTTTCCACTACGACGGCCGCACGACGGAGTGGGACGACGAGTTCGCGTGGTCCAAGGACGCCATCCACGTGAGCGCCCGGAAGCAGGCCAAGTGGTGGTACGCCAAGCGCTTCCTCCACCCCAGCGTCGTGGCGCCCTACGACTACGTCTTCCTCTGGGACGAGGACCTCGCCGTCGACTTCTTCGACGCCACCGAGTACGTCCGCATCGTCCGCGAGCACGGCCTCGAGATCTCGCAGCCGGGGCTCGACATCACCCGGGGCAAGAAGACCTACGACATCACCACCCGGAGGAGCAACAACACTAGCGAGGTCCACAAGAACACCACCGGGGGCCCCGGGAACTGCCCCGACGTGCACCGCCGGCCATGCAGCGGCTTCGTGGAGGTGATGGCGCCCGTGTTCTCGAGGAAGGCGTGGGCGTGCGCGTGGTACATGGTGCAGAACGACCTCATCCACGGGTGGGGGCTGGACCTCAACTTCTGGAGGTGCGTCGACGACCCCGAGGAGCAGATGGGGGTGGTGGACGCGCAGTACATCGCGCACCGCGGCCTGCCCACGCTGGGGCGGCAGGGCAACCCGgagacgggcggcggcggcaacgtcAGAGCGCGCGCGTGGCAAGAGTTCAGCGAATTCAAAACCAGAATCCGCGATGCCGACAGGGCCGCCGAGACCGAACGGCGCcgggaagcagcagcagcccttCTTGTTgcgacgccgccgacgccgtcgccgccccggtcAAAATAAGCTCATTTCAACTGACATAGCAATTATATTGCGCGCAAATTAAATCAGCAGGCAAAATGTGTTCCTGGATTATCAAGTTTTCAGTTTAGCATCTACCAACTTGTTCCTTTTGACTCACCTCCCTTCTGGACACTTGATGATACtaaatatgaaaaagaaaattaaaaacaaACGATAAGAGCTCCCAACCCCGATCAAATATATAACCATGCATTTTGTTTAATAATTTAGTTGCAACTCTTACAAAGACACccttgaagaaaagaaaattacaaCCTAATCCTTGCAAGATCCTCCAGTTGTCCTCGTCGTGGGCGGTCGGAGTAGCCACACGACGCACTCCCGTCGCACCAAAGGTTGGAGAGGAGACACTCCGAGTTTGCAGCTAGCTGACCTCCTTCCCGATGATGGAACTTCACAGTTTTTGATTGCCTCTGAGAACGGCACATCGAACACATCAACATGCTCTATAATCGCTGAACGTCCTAGCTAAAGAAGATGGCTGCCGGCTATCGCATCGCTGGGAGACAAGGGATCTGGCACCTCAAGGACTACCATCAACCCCAGCTCACCGGACCACGACACAACCCGAAGGGAAACAAAACCACCAAAACAGTTGGGAAACAAAATCCAACCCGATTTCTCGGCACGTTGGTAGACGTCCTCCCAAGGCTCCCGCCGGAAAGACTTGcatcgccgccgtcggagatgaggaagggagaagaagaaaacccGACGAGCTCTGAAGCAAACCCTAGGTCTCCAGATCCAGCAAGGTCACACCTCAGCATCTCTTCGCTGGTACTGGAGCACACACCAGtgaggcggaaaaggagctggaGACGCTTATTCCATAGACgcagcgccgcctccaccctACGAACGCCGCCTGGACCTAAACTACGTAGGACTATATACACACCAGCCACCTCAATCCCCGTTCCCCATCCTCTCCAGCACCGAACCGGCCACCGAAGTGGAGGGGAAACGGAGAAAATCGGCTCCGGAAGCGTCGCCTGCTTTTCGCCTCCTCTCAACTGTAGCAGAGGAAGgaatgagaagaagcaggaacAACTGGGAACCTCTCTGCTGGTAAGCTATATATAACCATGAATGCCATGGCGTCATCGCCCAAGAGAAGGCCCAGCAGGCCGCTCTGCTTGCTCTCCCCGCTCGGAAAGAAGGCCCAGGCCGCACCaactaccaaaaaaaaaaatcccagaaaaaaaaaaggaaaaggaaaaaccaATGAAGCAACCCAAAACGATCAGTTGGTGCAGGCGACGGCAGGCAGGCTTgacctccgttctaaattataagtaattctaattttttaGAAAGTCAAATTAAtcttatgtttgatcaaaattatagagaggatcataaAAATTTATAGTATCGAAtggatatactatgaaaatatatttaatgaaaaaactaatggtacttatttggtattatgaatgttagtactttattgtataaatttgatcaaatttgagatattttgactcttaagaaagttaaaatgacttataatttgaaacgtagaattttcttaaaaaagaaaagaaaaaatcaaCCTAACAAGCTGAGGAGGAATTGTGCAGGTGGAGAGAGACTAGGTCTCGTCTTGTAGTGCAGGAGCTACTCTACGTAGCATCCAATCCAATAAGTGGCCAACTGGGCGGACTAACACTGCTGGGCTAATGATCAATTTAGGCGTGCTAATATTTTAATTTGCCTGATCATTACATGACATAAAATATGGGTAGCAGCTCGTTGCAGATGCCGAAACTTCATTCATGACATTTCTAAGGAGGCGAGCCGTGAGATATGTAACATTCGTACTGCTACTGTCTCTCTAGGACTTTTAATTATTGATGTAAtaacttgcactattatcaAAACTGGTTATATTGTATTATGGCTTGAATATACTCTACCCTTTTACAGTAAGTTATGAGATAATAAAATATGTGTTGGTGGGTCATCTAAGCTCACCGCCAGCATAGATGGGacgatctgtgctggcgggtgcttgcgTCGCCCACcagtgctggcgggtgcttgcgTCGCCCACcagtgctggcgggtgctccccTGCCGGCCCGCCgaagctttgtgctggcgggtgccaatcacGCCCGCCAGCGCGCTAATTTGCCTGTGAgagcacaaatcgtttctgaTGTAGTGTTCGCAGTGGTATATTGGCATGGGGACATGGATATCAATCGAGGAATAACATTGTTTTTTTGTAAGTCAGTAACAAGCTAGTGAAGAACAACGTACGCCGAACGAGCTGCATGCAGAGGCAATTCGCCATATCTTGTGACGTACGCACGTTCATTAGTAATCGTGTGGCTCTTAGTATAGTACTTTGCTTCACGGGGGAGTATAGTAATTTGTTCTACTCCCCAAGCAGGCAAACTACGACAGCATTGCAATGCACACACGAGAATTAGATTCCACCAAACTTTATTAGTACGTTTGTTTTCACCCTCTCGTCGTGCGCGGCATGCATATTTTTTGTAATACAATATATAACACCGATATGTTTAGCTGTTTTTGACCAAAGCTGTGATTACCACGTAGAAATCAGAGGTGCGGAAGGGTGGAATGTCAACACCCTATCTTGGGTCGATGACGGCTTCGTATTAATAGATGCATCAAACATGACACAtatgattatatatatatatatatatatatatatatatatatatatatatatatatatatatatatatatatatatatatatatatatacaaagaaAGGTTTACAAGAGCCCTATCTCTAGAATAACAACAATTCAATCTCCTGACCGGTTGCAACTCATGCTATCTGTTACATCGTTTGTTTAACAGTTCGGACTAGGCTCGGGCTGGATCCCTTGCTATATTGTGGGAGTGCAGTACAGTGACTTTCCTTCAGCAAGTTAGAGAATCAAAATCGATCAAGGCGAACTTCATTGTGCATGTTAACACTCAAAGATGCCGCGTCAACACGATCGTTGAAGAAAAGATGTGGTGGAAGAAATTTGAATATGAACCGACAATGAAAAATTATTAAATTCCATGCTGGCTGCGAGCAGGCCGCTGAATCGTGGACCAATGCAAGCGAAGCGATCGTGAGAGCAAGCAAGGAACATTCCTAGCTAGAGCATGCGTCGCTCATGTCGCCTTGGCTGGAGTTTCCTTTGCCGTGTGCTCTGCCTCTGACCGTGACCGCACCGCTCTTGTGTGCATGCTGCTTTGCATCATCATCGCTGCCGCGTTGTTTCGAATCGGACTCCAGCTCCCAGCCGTATGAATGAATTCGAAAAGGAACCTTCTTTCCATATAACAAACTCGCGTCGAATTCAAACCTTTGATCATCATCTCCGACTCCGATCGCCCCCCGCGTATCCAATTCAACAACCATAACTACTCCGCGTATAAACAGCCGCCGCTGACTCCGCCCGTATCGCCTGTCTTGTTGCAATCTCGCACGCCAACCCCGGCGCCATGCAGTCGCcgccctcccctcgccgccgcggcagggCGCTgcgcctgctcctcctcctcgccctcgccgccgccgcgctcctcgcctTCCTCACCTCCACCCCGGCACAGCACTACGCCTCCTCCGTCTCCTCGTCCTCGCCCGCGCGCGCCCTACTCGtaccgccgccgcgcaccagcagcagcagcagcaatagtAAGCGCCTCACCCTGCGCGCCGTCCGGGAAGCAACGTCGACGCCCGCCTACCACGGAGACCCACCGGACGCCGTCCTGCTCCCGGACTGGGAGGTCCTCGTCCTGCTCCGCCCCGGCGCCCCCGCCCCGGCCGGGGGCAACGCCACCTGCGCCTTCCCAGGCGGGGCGGCGTCCCCGGCTCGATCGCTCGGGAGGATGCCCGCGTCCGGCCGCCGAGCATACACCTGCGACATGCCCAGGCCGGAGCGCCGCCACAAGCCCTTCCGCGCGCCGAGGCTGATCGCGACCTCGATGACCTCCTCCGACGACCAATCCTCCGAATCCCAGTCGACGCCGCCTTTGATGCTGCTGCGCTGGAGCGGCCGCCTCGTCTACGACGCCGTCGCGCTCCACGGCACCGGCGACGTGCTCGTCCTCGCCAAGGGAGTCAACCCGCGCCAGGGTGTCAACCGCAACGCCTCCTACATCCGCTGCGTCTACTACCGCGATAATAACAACGCAACCGGTAGCGTCGTCGCCTCGCTCCCGGCGTCCACCTCGGCGCAGCAGGTCTTTCCGCTGCCCGCCCCCGCCGACCACGACGACCGACGACCTCCGCGTCACGCTCGCCGTCGCGGACGGCGAGCCCATCCCCTCCATGGCGACCTACAGCCCTCCATCCCCTACGCCGACGGacgagaagaacaagaaggtcgCGGTGTGCGCGTGCACCATGGTCCGCGATGTGGCCAAGTTCCTGCGCGAGTGGGTGGCGTACCACGCGGCCGTGGGCGTCGACCGCTTCTTCCTCTACGACAACGGAAGCCAGGACGACCTGGAGGGCCAGGTGCGCCAGCTCAACTCCGCCGGCTTCCACGTCTCCACGCACCTCTGGCCCTGGCCCAAGACGCAGGAGGCCGGCTTCTCCTACGCGGCCGCCGTGCACCGAGATTCCTGCGAGTGGATGGCGTTCGTCGACGTCGACGAGTTCATCTTCTCCCCGAGCTGGGCTCCATCAAGCAAGCCGACCAAATCCATGCTCCGctccatcgtcgccgccgtcgagccGGATGTCGGGCAGGTGACACTAGGTTGCAAGGATTTCGGACCCTCGGGCCAGACCAAGCACCCCGAGGAGGGAGTCACCCAGGGCTACACTTGCCGGAGGCGAGCGGAGGAGCGGCACAAGTCGCTCGTCCGGCTCGACGCCGTGGACCCGTCACTGATCAACTCCATCCACCATTTCGAGCTCCGGCCGGAGTTGAGGTGGGAGCGGTCTCGGCAAGCCCGAGTGAACCACTACAAGTACCAAGCTTGGGACGAGTTCAAGGTGAAGTTCCGCCGCCGCGTGTCGACCTACGTGGCGGACTGGACGGACCCGGTGAACCATGGCTCCAAGGACAGGACGCCAGGCCTAGGGTTCGAGGCGGTCGAGCCGGCCGGGTGGGCGCACAAGTTCTGCGACGTGGAGGACAACTTGCTCCGGGACGTGACCCGGGGGTGGTTCGGTGTTGGATTCAGCAGCAACAAGCTTCGGCCACTCGGACCGCCAACTCATTACAGCAGCTCATAGCAGCAGTAGGCATACTACTAATTCAGCATCAGACACAGAAAGGTACAGGTTATACAAAAATAGATCAGGTCAATTAATTATATTGTTTCAACAGACAGATCGAGTTCGTtggtgtat
It includes:
- the LOC101755016 gene encoding uncharacterized protein LOC101755016, with translation MNNKEQREMKKANPILTALSAATFGFFIGISFPLQMAPQLPCYVFPWNGGGGGGDAANSTLRATGMLSRFWVVGNNNNNNTAAATEGKATTAPAVVHPNATSPAIIKPTGAERLPPNIVVSESDLHMRRLWGDPRQDTPVRKYLLTMTVGLSEKANVNATVHKFSDEFDVMLFHYDGRTTEWDDEFAWSKDAIHVSARKQAKWWYAKRFLHPSVVAPYDYVFLWDEDLAVDFFDATEYVRIVREHGLEISQPGLDITRGKKTYDITTRRSNNTSEVHKNTTGGPGNCPDVHRRPCSGFVEVMAPVFSRKAWACAWYMVQNDLIHGWGLDLNFWRCVDDPEEQMGVVDAQYIAHRGLPTLGRQGNPETGGGGNVRARAWQEFSEFKTRIRDADRAAETERRREAAAALLVATPPTPSPPRSK
- the LOC101755425 gene encoding glycosyltransferase family 92 protein Os08g0121900 is translated as MQSPPSPRRRGRALRLLLLLALAAAALLAFLTSTPAQHYASSVSSSSPARALLVPPPRTSSSSSNSKRLTLRAVREATSTPAYHGDPPDAVLLPDWEVLVLLRPGAPAPAGGNATCAFPGGAASPARSLGRMPASGRRAYTCDMPRPERRHKPFRAPRLIATSMTSSDDQSSESQSTPPLMLLRWSGRLVYDAVALHGTGDVLVLAKGVNPRQASSPRSRRPPRRSRSFRCPPPPTTTTDDLRVTLAVADGEPIPSMATYSPPSPTPTDEKNKKVAVCACTMVRDVAKFLREWVAYHAAVGVDRFFLYDNGSQDDLEGQVRQLNSAGFHVSTHLWPWPKTQEAGFSYAAAVHRDSCEWMAFVDVDEFIFSPSWAPSSKPTKSMLRSIVAAVEPDVGQVTLGCKDFGPSGQTKHPEEGVTQGYTCRRRAEERHKSLVRLDAVDPSLINSIHHFELRPELRWERSRQARVNHYKYQAWDEFKVKFRRRVSTYVADWTDPVNHGSKDRTPGLGFEAVEPAGWAHKFCDVEDNLLRDVTRGWFGVGFSSNKLRPLGPPTHYSSS